The Deinococcus hopiensis KR-140 sequence AGCTGGGCATTGGTGAGGTTGGGCTTGACGGCCCACACCACCGCGGCGGCGGCACTGACGTGCGGCGTGGCCATGCTGGTCCCGTCGAAGTACTCGTAGTCGGCGCTCGTGACGCTGACCGTACCGGTGGTGGGCAGCTTGACCAGCAGACCCTGGCCGTCGGCCTGGGTGATGCCCACGACGGGCACGGTGTAGGCGTTTGTCAGGCTCATGCCCAGCGGCCCAGCCACGTTGTTGTAGATCATGACGCCCTTCGCGCCGCTGGCCACCGCGTTGGCGGTCTTTTCCTCGAAGGAGCAGGTGCCGCGGCTGATCAGGGCGATGTTGCCGCTCAGGGCCGCGTTTCGGGTGGAAGTGCCGCAGAACTCGTTGCCGCCCGCCGTGCCCGTGCCGTCGCCCGCTTTGACCACGTTGCCGCTGAAGGTGCCCTTGCCGCTCTTGTCCGCGCCCTCCACGTCGCTAAAGGTCACGCCGCCACCGCTCGCCGACGCGCGGGAGCCTTGCCCGAGCGGCACGCTGCTCAGCACGTGGACGCCGGGACCCACGAGGTCCACCTGGGTGCCGAAGTTGGAGAAGTCGGCCTTGGCCTCGGCGGCGTCAATCGCCCCGACGCCCACGACGTTCGTGTAGGCGGCAGGGTAGGAAACGGCGGCCCCGTCGTTGCCGGTGGCGGCGATCACGAGGACCCCCTTGTTGTAGACGCTGGTGTACGCGCGCTGCTCGGTCTGGCTGGCACGTCCACCGCCCAGCGACATAGACACCACCACGTGGTTTTCCGTCCCGCCCTGGCTCTTGAGCTGCGCGGCGCACCAGTTCACACCGTTGATGATCCCGCTCGACGCCCCCGAGCCGTCGTTGCCCAGCACCCGGGCCATGTACAGGTT is a genomic window containing:
- a CDS encoding S8 family serine peptidase, with the translated sequence MKHTRTLLAATLALTLAACGQQVQVASPAASAPEHTGEIAGAYLVGFKESNLGAQSLNAEQLAAQAQLQAQAITAAGGVLTTQWADISAAAVKLSPEALSKLQANPSVAYVEPDLVRHAVGMKSGVTDASVRSGLSAQGLTAQATPVYTASGEYTWGDSALKVPTLRASNYTGAGVAVCVTDTGIDANHPEFGRKLRGFKNFVTGETYTDPYQLNDVSHHGTHVSGTIFAQYGAGTGASGMQAGMDPNGVGGVSSGANLYMARVLGNDGSGASSGIINGVNWCAAQLKSQGGTENHVVVSMSLGGGRASQTEQRAYTSVYNKGVLVIAATGNDGAAVSYPAAYTNVVGVGAIDAAEAKADFSNFGTQVDLVGPGVHVLSSVPLGQGSRASASGGGVTFSDVEGADKSGKGTFSGNVVKAGDGTGTAGGNEFCGTSTRNAALSGNIALISRGTCSFEEKTANAVASGAKGVMIYNNVAGPLGMSLTNAYTVPVVGITQADGQGLLVKLPTTGTVSVTSADYEYFDGTSMATPHVSAAAAVVWAVKPNLTNAQLLSLLTSTAKDLGTAGKDNNFGYGLVNPLGAITGQ